A DNA window from Corvus hawaiiensis isolate bCorHaw1 chromosome 11, bCorHaw1.pri.cur, whole genome shotgun sequence contains the following coding sequences:
- the PXK gene encoding PX domain-containing protein kinase-like protein isoform X8 produces the protein MAFMEKPPPGKVLLDDTVPLTAQIEASQSLHSHTEYIIRVQRGVSTENSWQIVRRYSDFDLLNNSLQISALSLPLPPKKLIGNMEREFIAERQKGLQAYLDVITTHHILSNCELVKKFLDPNSYSVNYTEIALQHVSMFFRSEPKWEVVEPLKDIGWRIRKKYFLMKIKNQPKERLVLSWADLGPDKYLSDRDLQYAVKLLSSCSHPYIYKITFATANESSALVIRPFSEKGTLKDLIYKAKPKDPFLKKYCNPKKIQGLELQQIKTYGRQILEVLKFLHEKGFPYGHLHSANVMLDGDTCKLLDLENSLLGLPSFYRSYFSQFRKINTLEGVDVHCFGHLLYEMTYGRPPDTIPVESFPPAPSVFVVSVLESILTCEALKNGMPAVSRLLQMPLFSDVLLTNSEKPQFKIPTKLKEALKISKECIEKRLTEEQKLIHQHRRLTRAQSHHGSEEEKKKRKILARKKSKRSANESGEEHSAKYSNSNNSGSGASSPLTSPSSPTPPSTAELDD, from the exons GAATACATAATCCGTGTCCAGAGAGGAGTTTCAACAGAAAACAGTTGGCAG attgTGAGGCGATATAGTGACTTTGACTTACTGAATAACAGCCTGCAG ATCTCAGCTCTAAGTCTACCTCTTCCTCCAAAAAAGTTGATTGGAAATATGGAGCGTGAATTCATCGCTGAAAGACAGAAGGGACTCCAGGCCTATCTGGATGTAATTACTACCCATCACATACTGTCTAACTGTGAACTGGTAAAGAAATTCTTGGACCCAAACAGCTATTCTGTAAATTACACTG aaattgCCTTACAGCATGTTTCAATGTTCTTCCGATCAGAGCCAAAGTGGGAGGTAGTTGAACCATTAAAAGATATAG GTTGGCGAATACGTAAGAAGTAtttcttaatgaaaattaaGAATCAACCAAAGGAACGGCTAGTGTTAAGCTGG GCTGATCTTGGCCCTGATAAGTACTTGTCTGACAGAGACTTACAGTATGCTGTGAAActtctttcttcctgttct CATCCCTATATTTACAAAATCACTTTTGCCACTGCCAATGAATCTTCAGCGCTGGTTATTAGACCATTCAGTGAAAAAGGGACACTAAAGGACCTTATTTATAAG GCAAAGCCAAAAGATCCATTCCTGAAGAAGTACTGCAATCCTAAAAAAATTCAAGGTCTTGAActtcagcaaataaaaacatatgGAAGGCAAATATTAGAG gtattaAAATTCTTGCATGAGAAAGGATTTCCTTATGGCCATCTTCACTCTGCCAATGTGATGCTGGATGGGGATACCTGCAAGTTACTGGATCTAGAAAATTCCTTGTTGGGACTTCCATCATTTTATCGATCATACTTTTCACAGTTTCGGAAAATTAAT ACTTTAGAGGGTGTTGATGTTCATTGCTTTGGACACTTACTGTATGAAATGACCTATGGAAGACCCCCAGACACGATTCCAGTGGAGAGCTTCCCCCCTGCTCCATCAGTGTTTGTTG TGTCAGTGTTGGAGTCCATTCTGACTTGTGAAGCTCTGAAGAATGGGATGCCAGCTGTCTCACGGCTCTTACAGATGCC ATTATTCAGTGATGTCCTGCTAACAAACTCCGAGAAACCACAGTTTAAG ATTCCTACTAAGCTAAAAGAGGCATTGAAAATCTCCAAGGAATGCATAGAAAAGCGATTaacagaagaacagaaattG ATTCACCAGCACAGAAGGCTGACAAGAGCTCAATCTCATCATGgctctgaagaagaaaaaaagaaaaggaagatctTGGCACGAAAA AAGTCAAAACGCTCTGCCAATGAAAGTGGGGAAGAACACTCAGCCAAATACAGCAACTCAAATAACTCAG GCTCTGGGGCGAGTTCCCCTTTAACATCTCCATCATCCCCCACTCCACCCTCCACAGCAG AACTGGATGATTGA